The Henckelia pumila isolate YLH828 chromosome 2, ASM3356847v2, whole genome shotgun sequence genome includes a window with the following:
- the LOC140883670 gene encoding protein CDI, with protein MSGCTYLHSNGSVEGKFSDVFSKDLSNGNEIFANGVEKNGKGFKIFVGYDQREDLAYEVCRYSLLKRASIPVEIFPIKQSEMRQKGVYWRERGKLESTEFSFSRFLTPYLADYQGWAMFVDCDFLYLADINELFDLVDDKYAVMCVQHDYTPKETTKMDGAVQTVYPRKNWSSMVLYNCGHPKNRVLTPEVVNKESGAFLHRFQWLEDDEIGEIPFVWNFLVGHNKVVEGDPNTSPKAIHYTLGGPWFEQWKDCEFGDLWLKEMEEYEKSIEKNVN; from the coding sequence ATGTCAGGGTGTACATATTTGCATTCAAATGGTAGCGTAGAGGGGAAATTTTCTGATGTTTTCTCCAAGGATTTGAGCAATGGCAACGAAATTTTTGCGAATGGGGTTGAAAAAAATGGAAAGGGTTTCAAGATATTCGTAGGATATGATCAAAGGGAGGATCTTGCTTATGAGGTATGCCGCTATTCTTTGTTGAAGAGAGCCTCAATCCCAGTTGAGATTTTTCCGATTAAGCAATCTGAAATGCGGCAAAAGGGTGTTTACTGGCGTGAGAGGGGTAAATTAGAGAGCACTGAGTTCTCATTTTCCAGATTCTTGACCCCATATCTAGCTGATTATCAAGGATGGGCTATGTTTGTGGATTGTGATTTCTTGTATTTGGCTGATATcaatgaattatttgatttggtAGATGATAAATACGCCGTGATGTGTGTGCAACACGACTATACGCCTAAAGAAACTACGAAAATGGATGGCGCGGTGCAAACTGTGTACCCGAGAAAGAATTGGTCATCCATGGTGTTGTACAATTGCGGTCACCCAAAGAATCGGGTTCTAACCCCCGAAGTGGTGAACAAGGAGAGTGGTGCATTCCTCCATAGGTTTCAGTGGTTGGAGGATGATGAGATTGGGGAGATCCCTTTTGTGTGGAATTTCTTGGTGGGGCATAATAAGGTTGTAGAGGGCGATCCGAACACGTCCCCAAAGGCAATACACTATACGCTCGGGGGGCCATGGTTCGAGCAATGGAAGGATTGTGAGTTTGGGGATCTGTGGTTGAAGGAAATGGAGGAGTATGAGAAGTCTATTGAGAAGAATGTGAATTAA